The Comamonas sp. 26 DNA window TGCACCGTATGGAAATGCTGGCCGGCTTTGCCGGTTTTCAGGGCAGCGAAGTCAGCCTGCGTCGCCAGATATCCAATGCACTCGACTTTATTGTGCAGATCAGTCGCCTGCCCAACGGCAAGCGGCGCATCACTTCGATTACCGAAGTCACCGGCATCACCGACAGCGTGATTGCGATGCAAGAGCTTTATCGACACGAGCTGTTGCCCCAGCCTGAGGGTGAGGATCAAGAGCGCTGGATCACCTTGGGCATGGTGCCGCATACGCCCAAGCTGGCGCGCTTCAGAGCGGTGCTGCAGCACGCGGGCAACAACGCAGGGATGCGCCATGGCTAGCAATGCCTTCTTGCTGCTAAGTCTTGCACTGCTGATGGCGGCGGCGGCTGTCGTGCTGTGGCTGTTTGTCAGTCGGCAGCAGAAGATGCGCCAGATGGCGCAGCATCTTGAGCAAAGCCTTGAAAAAAGTGCAGCCGCTGCGGCAGGCTTTGTGGCCAGAGATGCCAGTGCCTCAGCCTTTGACAACTCGGTGGCCGATTCCTTGCTGGTCAAAGAAAAAAAAGCGAGTTGGCCTGTTCCTGCCGTCTTAATTGGTACGGTCAGCGCCAAGCTGTTCTATGGCGGGCTGGCGCTGATTCTTGCGACGTTTCTGGTGGTCGGTCTTACCGCCGGCTGGCTGGCTGCCAGCGCCGGAGTGGTGGTGCTGGGTATCGCCTTCTTCTTTTTTCTGTACTCGCGTGCGCAGAAGTATCGTTCCCGTCTCACGCGCCAGTTGCCGGGGTTTCTGGACAACACGGTGCGGCTGGTGACGATTGGTAATTCCATTCAAGCCGCATTCCAGATGGCGGCGGCAACGACCAAAGATCCTCTGCAATCGGTGATGGAAAAAGCAGCCAGCTTGGCCCGTGCGGGCATGGATCTTGAAAACGCCGTGGCCCATGTGGCGCGTCAGACGCGGCTCGATGAGCTGCATTTGCTGGCGGCCATCTTGCGTATCAGCGTGCGATATGGAGGTCGGGTGGATTTGCTGCTGGAGCGTGTCGCCAACT harbors:
- a CDS encoding type II secretion system F family protein, with the protein product MASNAFLLLSLALLMAAAAVVLWLFVSRQQKMRQMAQHLEQSLEKSAAAAAGFVARDASASAFDNSVADSLLVKEKKASWPVPAVLIGTVSAKLFYGGLALILATFLVVGLTAGWLAASAGVVVLGIAFFFFLYSRAQKYRSRLTRQLPGFLDNTVRLVTIGNSIQAAFQMAAATTKDPLQSVMEKAASLARAGMDLENAVAHVARQTRLDELHLLAAILRISVRYGGRVDLLLERVANFMRDREQAEQDLSAMTAETRMSAWVLSLLPVAVCGLIISFNAGYFLKMWNDASGRNIIWAAAALQVFGVMLLYRLAKLDEGAD